CCTTTCGGTGCATTGCTGGTCAACAAAATCAAACGCCGCCCAATGATGCTGGTTGTTGGTGCGCTGGTAATTCTTCTCAGTATCCGGACCATCTTTCTTTCGGTCTTTTAATTCTTGCTTCTCCTTTTTTTATCATTATCACGATCTCTGAAACCCTGCCAGGTTAATTTAACGAGGTTTGGATAGTGATTTTCTATTTCCTGTGCGCTCTCTTTCGGTGCAACATTTCGCTTTTGCCATGGCCAGGTTGTGATGGGCTGAGGTATCACTATTTATTTTACGTTTATATACCCTCCGTTTTATCAGTACCAGGTCGTTATTCTTAATAATTTACAGACCTGTTATTTGGCGGATCAAAAAAATATGTAACTTGTTTTTGGTTAGTCAGTACATCAGTAATTCCCAAATAGCTGTGCTGCAATCTGAAACGCGCTGGCCGACCGGTTATCACAACTCTCCCTTTTTCAGGTACTTTAAGATGAACAATGTTTATCACGCTCAGATTGTTGAGTACTACAATCAATGCCAGAGAGATTATGAACTCATTTGGCATTTGAACACCCACCATTGCATGCATTATGGCTATTGGGAAAAAGATACCAGGAGATTAAGGGATGCATTGATAAATATGAATGAAAAAGTGGCGGAATATGGAAAGCCGCAGCCGGGCCAGACTGTGGCAGATCTGGGGTGTGGTGTGGGTGGACCGGCCATATACCTTGCCCGTAAGTACCGCTGCCATGTGACGGGACTCTCCTTGTCTGAATCCCAAATAAGCCAGGCAAGTGAGCTTGCTCATACACAGGGGGCCGACTTTGCGACTTTTAAAGTTGGAGATTATTGTAATACCGGTTTTGAAAACGCGTCTTTTAATTTGGCCTATGCCATTGAAAGTGCATGTTATGCAACAGATAAGAGCATTTTTCTGGATGAAGCTTTCAGGATCCTGAAACCGGAAGGGAAACTCATTGTTATTGATTTCTTCTGGGCAGGCAGTGCAAGAAATCAAAAGGACCGTGAGATCATGAAGAAATGGACCGACAGCTGGGCCATTGCCGATTACGCCTATGAAAATGATTTTGAAGATAGTCTTCGTAAGTCGGGTTTTTCAAAAATTCAGAAGCATAATTGTAATTTGCAGGTCTGGCCCAGTATCAAACGACTTTACTATTGCTACTATCCCGGAGTGGTGTGTGATTTTGTGTTGAGAACTGTGGGTTTAAGAGGTAAGGTCCTGACGCAGAATATGCAGTCGGCCTATTACCAATACGCTGCTTTCCAGCGCGGGCTGTGGAATTACAACATTTACGTTGCCGAAAAATCCTGATTTTCAGAAAGCAGATGAAATATTTTCCCCATCAGGTCCTCCTTGACAACGGGCTTGGAAGTATAGCCATTCATGCCATTGGCAAGGCATTTTTCAGCTTCTGATTTTCGTGCAGAGGCCGTCAGTGCAATAATTTTAAGGGTGTTGATCCTGGGCAGGCTGTGCTCCCTGATGATTTTGGTGGTTTCAATTCCGTTCTTTTTGGGCATCTGGATATCCATTAGCACCAGGTCGTAGTCCGTTTTGGTTACCATGGAGAGTACCTCGTCTCCGTCGGAAGCAAATTCGATCCGGATCGTGGGTATTTC
This portion of the Dyadobacter sp. CECT 9275 genome encodes:
- a CDS encoding methyltransferase domain-containing protein is translated as MNNVYHAQIVEYYNQCQRDYELIWHLNTHHCMHYGYWEKDTRRLRDALINMNEKVAEYGKPQPGQTVADLGCGVGGPAIYLARKYRCHVTGLSLSESQISQASELAHTQGADFATFKVGDYCNTGFENASFNLAYAIESACYATDKSIFLDEAFRILKPEGKLIVIDFFWAGSARNQKDREIMKKWTDSWAIADYAYENDFEDSLRKSGFSKIQKHNCNLQVWPSIKRLYYCYYPGVVCDFVLRTVGLRGKVLTQNMQSAYYQYAAFQRGLWNYNIYVAEKS